ACCTGATGGGAGCCTAGGGGTTTTCTGCAGCTTCAAGTAAAGGAAGCTGGCAGAGTGAATAGGTGGCCTGCCTCTCGCTGATGTGTGTCCCTGAAGCAGCCACACTAAGAGGGGATCCCTGAGCTCgggttgtggggggggagggcaagaaAAAGCGTTGGGAAAACTGGCCTGTGGACCCTTTCCCTGACCACCTCCTTTAAGTAGGGAAGTGTCTTATGGATCAGTAAGTCTGCATAGAACAAGCAACCAGTAGTACGCAATAAATGATGCCTGGGGAGGTCTCCCTTCTCCCATTTCCTCGTCAGTTCCAGATTTTCAGGAAGCTGTCCCAGGAGCCGGTAGACACAGCCATGCCGTCTGCGGTTACGCCCAAACAGCTCACCCGGTTGTCATGTCCAGACAGGATTCCTGACGGGAATGGATGGAAAGCCATTATGAACACTTTGGAAATACTTGCATCCCATCTTTCTGCCATGCCTAATAAACCTAATAACCTAATAAAGCAGAAAACTTGGTGTAAACGAACAGATACAAGCCGAGAATAATGGCCATGACAAGATGGGAAACTTGGGACtcggctatacagctgcaaataaaacattttaaatgtctttTGAAGTGCAATACACAAATGCagcactagatggtgatggtgagctatgggacattcaatatgtttttaaaaactttttaaaaaagcattttcacagtgtttttttcaTATgagtgtagattccacccaagttAAAATATTCTCTAAGCTGCTGAGAACCCCTTGCTATTCTAtcgtatgcaacaaataatttttagGAGAAGAGATTGTGGTGTATCTGCAGTGCCTGATGTGTTTAtggttattgttgcttttctttttgttccctttgtgaatgatgccatggccttggCAATAAAGTTTATGATGAAATAACTGGaagcatagggacgcgggtggcgctgtgggttaaaccacagagcctagcacttgccgatcagaaggtcggcggttcgaatccccgcgacggggtgagctcccgttgctcggtccctgctcctgccaacctagcagttcaaaagcacgtcaaagtgaaagtagataaataggtaccgctctggcgggaaggtaaacagcgtttctgtgctctggttcaccagaagcggcttagtcatgctggccacatgacctggaagctgtacgccggctccctcaaccagtaaagcgagatgagcgctgcaaccccagagttggccacgactggaactaatggtcaggggtccctttacctttaattggaaGCATAAGAGGAAGGAAACACCCAGGTCCCTTTAAGGAAGGAACTCCAAAGTCTGGGTGCCACCAAATTTGTCTCCGATTGCCATTCACCTGCTGCGTCAGAGCTACTCAGAGCATGGCCTCCATTTGGGCAGCTTGATATGGGACAAAGTAGCTCAACCTATGCTGCTTGTTGTGGAGGAGCCAGGTAGAAAAGGACCGGGCGCCTGCACCTTTCATAACAGTGTAGAAGAGAGAACTTCAACAGATGTAGCTTATCAGACaactattaaaggcacaggagcctggTCTGGCAGCTGACAGTCCCAGATGCGGGAATGTGGCCTCCACACATCATGGTCCTGCAATACATTAAAGTGCACATCTCAGCTCCATTCCCAAGCCTCTGAACCACTTTATACAAACAGTATAGCTGTACCACTTTGGCCTGAAGTTGCACAATTACAGAGccctcaaggggggggggggtgcagcaaAGTAGCATTCTGGAGAAAGAGTGAGTGACAGTAGCCTGAGCTCTGACATAtctagggtggcgctgtgatctaaaccactgagcctcttggacttgctgatcagaaggtcagcggttcgaatccctgcgacagagtgagctcccgttgctctgccccagctcctgccaacctagcagtttgaaagcacgccagtgcaagtagataaataggtaccgctccggcaggaaggtaaacagcgtttccgtgcactctggtttctgtcatggtgttccgttgtgccagaagcggtttagtcatgctggtcacatgacccggaaagctgtctgtggacaaacgccggctccctcggcctgaaagcgagatgagcgccgcaaccccatagtcgcctttgactggcctaaaccatccaggggtcctttacctttaccttacctctatGTATGGAGGGCTTTTTATATGAGATAATATTCAATCAAGAACATATGTGCTGTGATCTGCCTCTCACTGGCACAGTCCAGGAACAATTTAACCATGCGAAATACTAATTGATTAGACAAGCTTTCAGCCAGTTGACAGCCTGTCTTCCTTGTAAAGGGGACACCATGCCCTCTACATTTTGAGAGCAGAACCTCCCACTTTCTGAACCTGATTTCAACTTGCTATTGCAAGTTGGAAATTCATGGAATGTTATtgcgattattatttttaattgggtAGGGAGAGGGCTTTTAACTGTGTATACTACTAttaattgggacgtgggtggtgctgtggtctaaaccacagagcctagggcttgccgattggaaggtcgacagttcgaatccccgtgacggggtgagctcccgttgttcggtccctgctcctgcccacctagcagttcaaaagcacatcaagtgcaagtagataaataggtaccgctctggtgggaaggtaaacagcgtttccatgtgctgctctggttcaccagaagtggcttagtcatgctggccacatgaccaggaagctgtctgcggagaaacgccggctccctcggcctatggagagagatgagcgcgcaaccacagagtcgtccgcgactggacctaacggtcaggggtacctttacctttactactgttAATTAGATTTATTAGTCACATGTTACTAAGGTTTCCAAGCGACATACATTTCAAAAAGATGATAGAACCCTGATGATTCATATAACACCCCTGTGTGTTGGTttgatttctattccaccttCTGTCCTTCACATTTATTAGTATTACTAATAACAGCTTATTGATCACCTTCTACCCAAGCGTTCCAAGGCAATGTACAATGAAAGAGCAAAAGTCCCAGCAGGTgttattttaaatacagtggtacctcgggttaagtacttaattcgttccggaggtccgttcttaacctgaaactgttcttaacctgaagcaccactttagctaatggggcttcctgctgccgctgcaccgatggagcacaatttctgttctcatcctgaagcaaagttcttaacctgaagcactatttctgggttagcggagtctgtaacctgaagtgtatgtaacccgaggtaccactgtacttgcatatgCAATTCATTGTTGTGACCCATGCTGGAATCAGTGTGATGatatataaatactttaaaataaaataaactgacaTGCTTTCCTGAGGGAGAAGACGGTCTTTGTCCCTGGAAGGGAAGTAGCTGGCATAGAGAGCTGCTAGCTTCGGGGCACAGCCTACTCACCCACACGCTCTGCTTTTAGGGAGTCCCAGATATTGCAGTTAAAATCATCGTATCCAGCCAGCAGGAGCCGTCCACTGCGGGAGAACGCGATTGAGGTAATTCCGCAGATGATGGTCTCGTGTGAGTAGACAATGAGCTCCTGGTCTGCCCGGAGGTCATAGAGGCGACAGGTGGCATCATCGGAACCAGTGCAAATGGCCTCACCATTGGGGAAGAACTGGGCAGAGACAGATGCAAACAATGATCTCACTCCCCTCCTATTCTGCCGCCCCTGCCCAATATTTTAACACTAGCTGCCTTCCCCGGTCCTTTATTCCAGTCCTGCCACCGCCCCTCAGCTCTGGGCCCGGCCACTTAGGGGAACCTACAGAGATGGCGTTGATATCCGACTCGTGCCCTATGAAAGTCTGGCGGCAGCTGCCCTCCCGAACATCCCACAGCTTGGCCGAGGCATCACAGGCTCCAGAGATGAAAAGATTGAAGTCTGGGGAGACGGCCAGGCTCATGCAGTCTCCAGTGTGGCCGACGAACGTTGTCTTCGGTTGTCCGGTTTCAATGTCCCAGAGCATACTGCAGTGAGGGGGCATTGAGGAGGAGACAGGAACAGAGTGATGGGGCTGTTCTGCTCATGGGTTCAgccagagaaacacacacacatgcactctctctctctctctctcatttgtttatttaaagtacTTCTGTCTCACCTTTCCTCAAAACAGACCTCAAGGCAGCTAACTGCCACGGCAACATGACTAAAATTGCCCCCTGCTCTGCTCTTGTATCTGACCTGGTTGTGGCTTTAAGAATCCTTAAAATCGTAATGTTTTACTTGTGCATACGAAACAGCGAGTGGTTTATGTTGGAGATGTAAGATGCCCATTGCTGACATTTTACATATTTTTTGGAAGTGTCCTAAAATACTTAGGAAATCAAAATGATCACTGGATGAAGCTTACCAAGAGATCCACTGACTACTCCTTTTGGGTATATCAAAAGGTGACAGGGAGaggttcctttatttattttgtgcagTTTGTATAATTATTGTTTACAGCTGGAATAAAATCTCCTAGCTGGCCAAAGTTTGGGATATAGCCTGCACAGTTAAACTGACTAGTATGATTCAGGTCAGAGAGGGTAAGGGGAATTGTGGCTGCTTTGTTTAAAAATGGACTTTTTTCACCATGTACTGGTGTACTAAGGTACAATGAAATCTAAATCCAGATGCTTCGCTGGAAATGGTTTTGAGATTTTTGTATGCTACATGAAAAGTAAAAAAGGTTATTAACGGtttcttcctattctgttttgttttgttctgtttgtaTATTGTGAAACtatacccacccaccctttataATAAGTAATTTAATCACTTTGTTTCATATTTACTGTATTATGAGATTATGAAACATAATACTGTCCCAGTGCTAtctcgtgtgtatgtgtgtgtgtgtgtgtgtgtgtgtgtgtttaatatataCAATGTTCCTGAAGGAGGATTATTctgaaacataaaggtaaaggtaaaggtacccctgcccgtacgggccagtcttgacagactctggggttgtgcgctcatctcactctataggccgggggccagcgctgtccgcagacacttccgggtcacgtggccagcgtgacaagctgcatctggcgagccagcgcagcacacagaacgccgtttaccttcccgctagtaagcggtccctatttatctacttgcactttgacgtgctttcgaactgctaggttggcaggcgctgggaccgagcagcgggagcgcaccccgccgcggggattcgaactgccgacctttcgatcggcaagccctaggcgctgaggcttttacccacagcaccacccgcgtcccagtattcTGAAACATACTGGGGCTGAAATAATTTTTTCCTTCAAGCACTTGTCATTCCTTCATCaatctctctcctgctctctctctctctcccccttcctacaTGGCTAGATAAGATACACTCACCATGTGGTGTCCCCAGAGCTGGTCACAATGTTGTTGTCATCTAGGAATCGACAGCAGGAGAGATAACCTGCAGGGAAGAGATAACACACTCTGAATATCACAAGTTTGTGGTGGTAGAGGTTACTACAGGCACTGTCCGTACTCTCTGCTTAAAAAAAGGAATTAGTTTTTTGAAATCAACATTTCGGGCAACCTACATAAATAAGGCCGATAAGGAaaatattttgcattgttttgcaATTTGTACTATAAGAACatggggcgtgggtggcgctgtgggttaaaccacagagcctaggacttgccaatcagaaggtcagcggttcgaatccctgcgaccgggtgagctcccgttcctcagtcccagctcctgccaacctagcggttcaaaagcacgtctaagtgcaagtagataaataggtaccgctccggcaggaaggtaaacggtgtttctgtgcgctgctctggttcgccagaagcggcttagtcatgctggccacatgacccggaagctatacgccggctccttcggtcagtaaagcgagaggagcgccgcaaccccagagtcggccacgactggacctaacggtcaggggtccctttaccgttacctttactATAAGAACGATCATTTATCCCACTTTGTAGAGAGGAAGAAGGATCTACACAGGGCTACCACTGGGAGTCGTATTCAGCAACCCCTTGGGCTTCTGAGGTTTTGCCTCATGTTACCCACACTTGGAAGCAGATCTTCGCAATCACAGGGCTAGAAACTTCTCCAAGTAACCAGGaatcctgaaacccaggagagcaacTGCCAGACAGTGCAGAGAACGGATTTGGCCAATGCTGTAACTTGGAAGAAGGCAGCATCTTGTGTCAAGCTGGGAGTTCCAGGAAGTTGAATTTGGCACTTGGTGCCGCTTCCTGTGTGTTTCCTGTGATTCTGTGGGAGGACAGAAGGTTCAAAGTCCCGGCAGAAAGATCACCTGTATGGGCTGAGAGCTCCCGGCTCACTTTCACATTCCCTTCGCGGCTCTTGAGGTTGTAGATGGAGCACATGTTGTCGAGACCTCCGCAGGCCACAAAATTCCCTGATGGGGCGTAGGCACAGGTCATGACCCAGGAGGAGCGTAGAGGGATGGCATGAACCTGGGATCAGAGGACAGGGTAGAAATCCAAAGTAAGGTTGGATGGCCAatttagggctgggcaatactgtgggacgcgggtggcgctgtgggttaaaccacagagcctagggcttgccgatcagaaggtcggcggttcgaatccccgtgacggggtgagctcccgctgctcggtccctgctcctgccaacctagcagttcgaaaacatgtcaaagtgcaagtagataaataggtaccgctccagtgggaaggtaaacagcgtttctgtgtgctgctctggttcgccagaagcagcttagtcatgctggccacatgacccggaagctgtacgccggctccctcggccagtaaagcgagatgagcgccgcaaccccagagtcggtcatgactggacctaatggtcaggggtccctttacctttaccactgtatctggttttcaacatcatgatatataaccagctaaacattgcgctATATTGatttatcatgatgtctgaaacaaggatggag
This portion of the Podarcis raffonei isolate rPodRaf1 chromosome 17, rPodRaf1.pri, whole genome shotgun sequence genome encodes:
- the GNB3 gene encoding guanine nucleotide-binding protein G(I)/G(S)/G(T) subunit beta-3, encoding MGEIEQMKQEAEQLKKQIEDARKACADTTLAQLVSGLEVVGRIQMRTRRTLRGHLAKIYACHWSTDSKLMVSASQDGKLIVWDTYTTNKVHAIPLRSSWVMTCAYAPSGNFVACGGLDNMCSIYNLKSREGNVKVSRELSAHTGYLSCCRFLDDNNIVTSSGDTTCMLWDIETGQPKTTFVGHTGDCMSLAVSPDFNLFISGACDASAKLWDVREGSCRQTFIGHESDINAISFFPNGEAICTGSDDATCRLYDLRADQELIVYSHETIICGITSIAFSRSGRLLLAGYDDFNCNIWDSLKAERVGILSGHDNRVSCLGVTADGMAVSTGSWDSFLKIWN